From the genome of Merismopedia glauca CCAP 1448/3:
TATTAAACTAGCCATCCGAGAACAAGTCCCCATTATTCCGGTAATTTCTAAAGGGGCGCATGATACTCTCATTGTTTTAGAAGATTTCTACGATATAGCTCAAAAAATACATAATCTGGGAGTACCTTGGTTATTCAATATCGATCCAGAAGTCTTTCCCATTTACCTTGGTTTGCCTTGGGGGGTAGGAATTGGACCATTACCGAATATTCCCTTCCCAGTTCAGATTCATACTCGCGTTTGTCCGCCAATTATCTTGCCCAAGTATGGCAGAAAAGCAGTCCGCGATCGCGCTTACGTTGATGCTTGTTATCACCAAGTACTCACCCAAATGCAGACAGAATTAGACCATCTGATGAGAAGTAATTAACTCGTCTAAGCTAAGGCAAAACCCGTGTACTGCCGTACTTTAGGATGACGGAAACCAAGCACTATATCTGTTTTTGGAACACCTGCTTCTATCAAATCGGTTGCGATGCCTTCTTCTGTGTCATCACATTGAATCCAGATCTTGTTGCCGATTAAACTTAAGTGAATGGGTGTGGCATGGAGATAGCGATCGCCATTCCACCCAATATCTAAGATTATGTATTGTCCTCGTTCATCATCAAACAAAACTTGAGATTGATAACCGTCAGCTAGAGTAGCGCGATAATCTGAGTGTTGCTGGAGTATATTTTTGATAATATCTTGGTATTTCAATCGGGTATCCATTGCACAATCGTCTCACTTTCATCATCAAAGACAATCAAATGGACGTAGTAGTACAACATCTTTTCTACTTACCAACCCGCTCAAGCTCTTCTCGTAAAACTCTTCGTAATGTAGTTTCTAGTGGTTCTCGTTGTTGCTGGATATGTTGGCGCAATGCTTCATTGATCGAAGTTTGATAATTGCCTCCACCTGCTGCATGGACTTGTTCGCGAAACCACGCCAATACATCATCATCTAACCGAATGGTAATGCGACTTTTGCCTGCAACCACAGGTTCTATAGCTCCTCTTTTTCCTTGACTAAAATCGTACTCCGCTTCCATTAGCTATCTCTCTTCATATTGTATTCGTTCAAGGCGCATCGCTTTTCGAGCCGAAATCAACCTAATTTCGTTGCTACGCCAGTTATACGTCTTCATACTGCGTTTTTTCGCGATAATCTGGAAAACGCCACAGATTAATCGCGACAGCAGTCAATAATAAACCTGATGGGGTGACAGAAAGGCGATCGCACGGATCGGCTGATTCATTTTTGGCTCCAAGGAGAACCTTGCCATTAAGCTTGCTATTGTGAGAGCATCTCTGTAAAGTGTAAGTCAATTTCGCGATCGAGAAAGCTTGATGGTGCTAGCTCCCCAAGACTTAATCTGGGCTGTAATTGGTTTGGCGTTGACAATTGGCGGTAGTTGGCTAGAAGCTTATACCACCAATT
Proteins encoded in this window:
- a CDS encoding BrnA antitoxin family protein, translating into MEAEYDFSQGKRGAIEPVVAGKSRITIRLDDDVLAWFREQVHAAGGGNYQTSINEALRQHIQQQREPLETTLRRVLREELERVGK
- a CDS encoding XisI protein: MDTRLKYQDIIKNILQQHSDYRATLADGYQSQVLFDDERGQYIILDIGWNGDRYLHATPIHLSLIGNKIWIQCDDTEEGIATDLIEAGVPKTDIVLGFRHPKVRQYTGFALA